The following proteins are encoded in a genomic region of Brachypodium distachyon strain Bd21 chromosome 1, Brachypodium_distachyon_v3.0, whole genome shotgun sequence:
- the LOC100846677 gene encoding uncharacterized protein LOC100846677 has translation MQRDCRDFAMAPSLWDGTLSIDDFNASAKALMTKWREIDVEDSLPDWTWKPCCTMGVASQVEGFLALEGVFHTGAGSQTEDNNNLSDERTVEHDTWVSFQFPLVFFCLCYLHKGTLPCFEPLSFHYVGLHCSVVVYSFGRRIPLLLLVIRPLPQLKMTHCCVSLPLWLVACAAFRGQPIAVAGVCSSAGVGCPIACSSRRRFPAPRRCEQDPWRPPGWPGISTTCLSGVACGGQTQTTPAN, from the exons ATGCAACGTGACTGCAG aGATTTTGCAATGGCGCCCTCCCTTTGGGATGGGACTCTGTCTATCGACGACTTCAACGCCTCGGCGAAGGCTCTGATGACCAAGTGGAGGGAGATTGATGTCGAAGATTCTCTTCCAGACTGGACATGGAAACCTTGCTGCACAATGGGGGTGGCATCTCAG GTAGAGGGGTTTCTAGCTCTCGAAGGAGTGTTTCACACTGGTGCAGGAAGCCAG ACTGAGGACAACAACAACCTCAGCGATGAAAGAACTGTAGAGCATGATACTTGGGTAAGTTTTCAGTTTCCATTAGTATTTTTTTGTCTATGTTACCTGCATAAGGGTACATTACCATGCTTCGAACCCCTGTCGTTTCATTACGTTGGCCTGCATTGTAGCGTTGTGGTCTACTCTTTTGGCCGAAGGAttccactgctgctgctggttaTCCGGCCACTGCCCCAGCTGAAGATGACTCATTGTTGCGTTTCACTGCCATTATGGTTGGTTGCATGCGCTGCTTTTAGAGGGCAGCCTATCGCTGTTGCTGGAGTTTGCTCCTCCGCTGGTGTAGGTTGCCCTATTGCATGTTCAAGTAGGCGCAGGTTTCCCGCTCCTCGGAGGTGCGAGCAAGATCCATGGCGTCCTCCAGGGTGGCCGGGAATATCAACCACATGTCTCTCTGGAGTGGCTTGCGGAGGCCAGACACAAACAACTCCAGCAAATTAG
- the LOC100827009 gene encoding MADS-box transcription factor 47-like isoform X1, translating to MAGKRERIAIRRIENLAARQVTFSKRRRGLFKKAEELSILCDAEVGLAVFSATGKLFQFASSSMNQIIDRYNSHSKILQRADEPSQLDLHEDSNCARLREELAEASLWLRQMRGEELQSLNIQQLQALEKRLESGLSSVLKTKSQKILDEISGLERKRTQLIEENSRLKEQLQVSKMEMQVAADSPVVYEEGQSSESVTNASYPRPPLDTEDSSDTSLRLGLPLFT from the exons ATGGcggggaagagggagaggatAGCGATACGGAGGATCGAGAACCTGGCGGCGAGGCAGGTCACCTTCTCCAAGCGGCGGAGGGGCCTCTTCAAGAAGGCCGAGGAGCTCTCCATCCTCTGCGACGCCGAGGTCGGCCTCGCCGTCTTCTCCGCCACCGGCAAGCTATTCCAGTTCGCAAGCTCCAG CATGAACCAGATTATTGATCGGTATAACTCCCATTCCAAAATACTTCAGAGAGCAGACGAGCCATCTCAACTGGACTTGCAT GAGGACAGCAACTGCGCAAGATTAAGGGAGGAGCTTGCAGAAGCAAGCCTTTGGCTCCG GCAGATGAGAGGAGAGGAGCTGCAGAGCCTGAACATCCAGCAGCTTCAGGCTCTAGAGAAGAGGCTCGAGTCGGGGCTCAGCTCCGTGCTCAAAACCAAG AGCCAGAAAATCCTGGACGAGATCAGCGGGCTAGAGAGGAAG AGGACGCAACTGATAGAGGAAAACTCAAGGCTGAAGGAGCAA CTGCAGGTGTCCAAGATGGAGATGCAGGTTGCCGCTGATTCACCGGTGGTTTACGAGGAAGGGCAATCGTCTGAATCCGTCACCAACGCGTCATATCCGCGTCCTCCCCTCGACACGGAGGACAGCTCTGATACGTCGCTCAGGCTCGG ATTACCACTCTTTACCTAG
- the LOC100827009 gene encoding MADS-box transcription factor 47-like isoform X2 → MAGKRERIAIRRIENLAARQVTFSKRRRGLFKKAEELSILCDAEVGLAVFSATGKLFQFASSSMNQIIDRYNSHSKILQRADEPSQLDLHEDSNCARLREELAEASLWLRQMRGEELQSLNIQQLQALEKRLESGLSSVLKTKSQKILDEISGLERKRTQLIEENSRLKEQVSKMEMQVAADSPVVYEEGQSSESVTNASYPRPPLDTEDSSDTSLRLGLPLFT, encoded by the exons ATGGcggggaagagggagaggatAGCGATACGGAGGATCGAGAACCTGGCGGCGAGGCAGGTCACCTTCTCCAAGCGGCGGAGGGGCCTCTTCAAGAAGGCCGAGGAGCTCTCCATCCTCTGCGACGCCGAGGTCGGCCTCGCCGTCTTCTCCGCCACCGGCAAGCTATTCCAGTTCGCAAGCTCCAG CATGAACCAGATTATTGATCGGTATAACTCCCATTCCAAAATACTTCAGAGAGCAGACGAGCCATCTCAACTGGACTTGCAT GAGGACAGCAACTGCGCAAGATTAAGGGAGGAGCTTGCAGAAGCAAGCCTTTGGCTCCG GCAGATGAGAGGAGAGGAGCTGCAGAGCCTGAACATCCAGCAGCTTCAGGCTCTAGAGAAGAGGCTCGAGTCGGGGCTCAGCTCCGTGCTCAAAACCAAG AGCCAGAAAATCCTGGACGAGATCAGCGGGCTAGAGAGGAAG AGGACGCAACTGATAGAGGAAAACTCAAGGCTGAAGGAGCAA GTGTCCAAGATGGAGATGCAGGTTGCCGCTGATTCACCGGTGGTTTACGAGGAAGGGCAATCGTCTGAATCCGTCACCAACGCGTCATATCCGCGTCCTCCCCTCGACACGGAGGACAGCTCTGATACGTCGCTCAGGCTCGG ATTACCACTCTTTACCTAG
- the LOC100820872 gene encoding transmembrane protein 131, which translates to MVTTTTVKSRPPHAFFAMTGRRRRSPPAATSIFLSTFRSVASSARGSMAALCCLLVVLALSASAAAGDSMEETDEDGRCLGFRDVCADQSSFCFSSSVVQTLLASDDGAKESNLGVSRDWGPSRPLCFPMSGGGMVTCSSADARITGARDALGRDGEDVARYNAASCQAPLVPDNWMQASHGVPLELDGTPTDVNPSGLYSSSSMDVEINPPVLDWGRSNLYAASMASLTVVNLNNESVLRVYEPFSTDPQFYVYGYEDLVLQPRENASVTFMFLPKLLGSSSAHLVLQTNFGGFIIQAKGMAVRSPYQILPLTRMDVVIGKHLEKNLSIYNPFDDSLFVDEVAVWMSAFEGAKQSSHVVCQLGPLDEAVELTSLSNNWYTASSTEYGWPMLHIRPSEQWEVLPSKSSTVIELKLQPISEGKVFGAIYMKLRNHTTDAMDIVVIPIELEVLMRTYYDSTNLVSVTFECISSCAGNGSIYSLSLRNDATELLRIVSVTGDNRDGPAIFQVKYLNGLILFPDTVTDIALIRYTASVPKDTSFDNCNIVVETNSSLGSSIMIPCQDIMHTSSSYTTSTVAESDEPDVGSFSELEISANSRTGSLGSVLETEGLHNLKPTIMRTVRADDMVIRNWRSHGTMTGISVLIDHELLFPVVQIGSQFSKWITISNPSQERMSMQLVLNSEEIIGQCRTVNDACEHTFSSRSPEIDSTETRFGFSLGVGAITEAHLGPLESALLGPIVFRPSNRCMWSSTVLIRNNLSGLEWLPLRAHGGWQSIALLEGSEPAWKLDFNVGHNVDNKSTVSKSEITSTLCSQQLFKEIHVKNSGDVPLKVSKVKVSGVDCGVDGFNVDNCMGFILAPSESIRMLISFKADFSSVKVQRDLELAMTTGIFVIPMTANVPVCMLKQCRRSYFRSIHWKALILLFGTVSLFVLVFVRGVPYSLSASSEDYYVKIDDRKSTISKTVKPSFLQGSNKTSRSIREHRKAEEALPEKQPHGTLGSPNKTSDKRNPDKQLNTTSTISVSPANPVEDKVSTEATQTSGNLTIRVARDKGRRRKRKVGGAGLAAKFEVSSSHSGNSTPSSPLSPSLTPKQGWSFSGVTSEPKHKNKLESGLDVEARAPSSGNKKEKNGLLQTAKEQPPAPSATSLNPLASSAVLTNAWRSPLLAATSPIAPHARAPGSNLMKDKAIKRDEGVVVPKKEFTYDIWGDHFSGHLLGKAREVAQCKVFDASEVASNSFFAREPQALVMKSQSEPPVSRGRGSLPSDVASGYAIN; encoded by the exons ATggtcaccacaaccacagtaAAGTCTCGCCCGCCGCATGCCTTCTTCGCCAtgaccggccgccgccgccgctctccgccggcggcgacttcCATTTTCCTCAGCACCTTTCGTtccgtcgcctcctccgctCG GGGCTCCATGGCTGCTCTGTGCTGCTTGCTCGTGGTCCTTGCTCTGtccgcctcggcggcggcaggggatTCCATGGAGGAGACCGATGAGGACGGTCGCTGCCTCGGCTTCCGGGATGTGTGTGCAGACCAGAGTTCGTTCTGCTTCTCTTCCTCCGTGGTTCAGACGCTGCTTGCCAGCGACGATGGCGCCAAGGAATCCAATTTGGGGGTGTCAAGAGACTGGGGACCATCCCGGCCATTGTGCTTCCCGATGTCCGGCGGAGGCATGGTAACTTGCTCGTCTGCAGATGCGAGGATCACCGGGGCGCGTGATGCGTTGGGGCGAGATGGCGAGGATGTTGCGAGATATAATGCGGCGTCGTGCCAGGCGCCACTCGTGCCTGACAACTGGATGCAGGCATCGCATGGGGTGCCACTGGAACTGGATGGCACACCCACAGATGTCAACCCAAGTGGCCTTTACAGTTCGTCGTCGATGGACGTGGAGATAAATCCACCAGTGTTGGATTGGGGCAGGAGTAACTTGTATGCAGCCTCTATGGCCTCCTTGACTGTGGTGAATTTGAACAATGAAAGCGTCTTGCGTGTGTATGAGCCATTCAGCACTGATCCACAGTTCTATGTTTATGGTTATGAGGATCTGGTTCTGCAGCCCCGAGAAAATGCATCGGTCACTTTCATGTTCCTGCCAAAGCTGTTGGGCTCTTCGTCAGCACATTTGGTTTTGCAGACTAATTTTGGTGGATTCATTATACAAGCTAAGGGCATGGCTGTCAGGTCGCCCTATCAGATACTGCCATTGACCAGGATGGATGTTGTAATAGGTAAACACCTCGAGAAGAACTTGTCGATATACAACCCCTTTGATGATTCTCTCTTTGTCGATGAAGTGGCTGTTTGGATGTCTGCATTTGAAGGCGCAAAACAATCTTCTCATGTAGTTTGTCAGTTAGGCCCTTTAGATGAGGCAGTGGAGTTAACTTCGTTGAGCAACAACTGGTATACAGCAAGCAGTACTGAATATGGATGGCCAATGCTCCATATTAGGCCTAGTGAGCAATGGGAGGTGCTTCCTTCAAAAAGTAGCACTGTGATTGAGCTGAAATTGCAGCCTATTTCAGAAGGCAAGGTGTTTGGTGCGATCTACATGAAATTGCGCAATCACACAACTGATGCAATGGACATTGTTGTTATACCTATTGAGTTAGAGGTGCTTATGCGAACCTACTATGATTCCACCAACTTAGTTTCTGTCACGTTTGAGTGTATATCATCTTGTGCTGGAAATGGATCAATATATTCCCTTTCTTTACGGAATGACGCAACAGAACTACTGAGGATTGTAAGTGTAACTGGGGATAATAGGGATGGCCCGGCGATCTTCCAGGTGAAGTACCTGAATGGACTGATACTCTTCCCTGATACTGTAACAGATATAGCTTTGATAAGATATACTGCTTCAGTTCCAAAGGATACCTCGTTTGACAACTGCAATATAGTGGTAGAAACAAATAGCTCTCTTGGTAGTTCAATCATGATACCATGCCAAGACATAATGCACACATCTAGTTCGTACACAACTAGCACTGTTGCTGAATCTGATGAGCCAGATGTTGGATCATTTTCTGAACTAGAGATCTCTGCGAACTCAAGGACAGGATCTTTGGGCAGTGTCTTAGAAACAGAAGGCCTGCATAACCTGAAG CCAACAATCATGAGAACAGTCAGAGCTGATGATATGGTAATTAGGAATTGGAGATCTCATGGCACAATGACTGGGATTTCTGTTCTCATAGACCATGAATTGTTATTTCCTGTTGTGCAAATTGGATCACAGTTTTCTAAATGGATAACCATCAGTAACCCAAGCCAGGAGCGTATGTCCATGCAACTGGTACTGAACTCTGAAGAAATCATTGGCCAGTGCAGAACTGTAAATGATGCATGTGAACACACATTCTCAAGCAGGTCTCCGGAAATTGACTCGACAGAGACTAGATTTGGTTTCTCATTAGGAGTTGGAGCAATTACAGAGGCCCATCTTGGTCCTTTGGAGAGCGCTCTACTTGGTCCTATTGTCTTCCGTCCCTCAAATCGGTGCATGTGGTCAAGTACGGTTTTGATCAGAAACAATCTATCAGGTTTGGAGTGGCTGCCTCTTCGAGCACATGGTGGATGGCAATCTATTGCCCTTTTAGAGGGATCTGAACCTGCTTGGAAGCTAGATTTTAACGTTGGGCACAATGTTGACAATAAATCAACAGTGTCTAAATCTGAGATCACCAGCACTTTGTGCAGTCAACAGCTGTTCAAGGAGATACATGTCAAAAATAGTGGCGATGTTCCCCTTAAAGTGTCAAAGGTAAAAGTTTCTGGAGTTGATTGTGGTGTGGATGGATTTAACGTAGACAACTGCATGGGGTTTATCTTAGCACCAAGTGAATCAATAAGAATGCTCATTTCTTTTAAAGCTGACTTCTCTTCAGTTAAGGTTCAGAGAGATCTTGAGCTAGCTATGACTACTGGCATCTTTGTAATCCCTATGACTGCAAATGTTCCTGTCTGTATGCTTAAGCAGTGCAGAAGGTCTTACTTCAGATCCATCCATTGGAAAGCATTGATACTCCTTTTTGGAACTGTGTCCTTGTTTGTTCTGGTCTTTGTTCGCGGGGTCCCGTATTCTTTGTCAGCAAGCTCTGAAGATTACTATGTCAAGATTGATGACAGGAAAAGCACGATCAGTAAGACTGTTAAGCCATCTTTTCTTCAGGGTAGTAACAAAACTTCCAG GTCTATAAGGGAACACAGAAAAGCTGAAGAAGCTCTTCCTGAGAAACAACCTCATGGTACTCTTGGTAGCCCCAATAAGACATCTGACAAGAGGAATCCAGATAAACAGCTGAACACAACTTCAACTATATCTGTGTCCCCAGCTAATCCTGTGGAAGATAAGGTATCAACTGAAGCCACACAAACTAGTGGGAACCTTACTATCAGAGTTGCTCGAGACAAAGGAAGGCGAAGGAAGCGAAAAGTTGGTGGTGCAGGACTGGCAGCAAAATTTGAGGTTTCTAGCAGCCACAGTGGGAACTCAACACCATCTTCGCCATTATCACCAAGTTTAACCCCAAAACAAGGTTGGTCATTTTCTGGGGTAACATCAGAACCAAAGCACAAAAATAAACTTGAGAGTGGACTTGATGTCGAGGCAAGGGCACCATCATCTGGgaataaaaaagagaagaatgGTTTGTTGCAAACTGCCAAGGAGCAGCCACCCGCACCTTCAGCAACATCTTTAAACCCATTGGCTTCATCCGCCGTTCTGACCAATGCGTGGCGCTCACCATTGCTGGCTGCAACTTCACCAATCGCTCCACATGCTCGTGCTCCTGGCTCCAACCTGATGAAAGATAAGGCTATAAAGAGAGACGAGGGTGTGGTTGTGCCGAAGAAAGAGTTCACTTATGATATCTGGGGAGATCATTTCTCTGGACATCTGCTGGGGAAAGCAAGGGAGGTTGCGCAGTGCAAGGTGTTTGATGCTTCTGAAGTGGCCTCCAATAGTTTCTTTGCAAGAGAGCCCCAGGCCCTCGTGATGAAGTCACAATCTGAACCACCTGTGTCTCGTGGCCGAGGATCGCTGCCATCTGATGTAGCGTCTGGTTATGCAATAAATTAA
- the LOC100827314 gene encoding uroporphyrinogen-III synthase, chloroplastic isoform X2, with protein MASLAPIAPPSGAFLRARPAGTSRAGAPGKRLMAHSSPAPDVVVTRELGKNAKLVAALEKHNVQSLELPLIQHVEGPDKDRLSVLLRDEKFDWITITSPEAATVFLEGWKAAGSPKVRIAVVGAGTARTFDKVLHSDDRSLEVAFSPSKAMGKVLASELPRTSETTCKVLYPASVKAGHEIQNGLSARGFEVPIQDVDSQILKLALSAPVVAVASPSALRAWLNLMSQVDKWSNSVACIGETTASAAKKLGLNNIYYPTIPGLEGWVESILEALRAHKQSSN; from the exons ATGGCCTCCCTCGCCCCCATCGCCCCACCTTCCGGGGCCTTCCTCCGAGCCCGCCCCGCCGGAACGTCCCGAGCCGGTGCCCCGGGGAAGAGGCTCATGGCCCACTCATCTCCGGCGCCCGACGTCGTGGTCACGCGCGAGCTCGGCAAGAACGCCAAACTCGTCGCAGCGCTA GAGAAGCATAATGTACAGTCTCTGGAGCTTCCTCTTATTCAGCACGTTGAAGGCCCTGATAAAGATAGGCTTTCAGTTCTCTTGCGTG ATGAAAAGTTTGACTGGATTACTATAACATCTCCTGAGGCAGCCACAGTGTTCCTTGAGGGATGGAA GGCTGCTGGAAGCCCTAAGGTGCGAATAGCAGTTGTTGGAGCGGGTACTGCAAGAACTTTTGACAAAGTATTGCACTCTGATGATAGATCCCTTGAGGTTGCATTTTCTCCTTCCAAAG CTATGGGCAAAGTTTTGGCCTCAGAGCTTCCAAGGACTAGTGAGACTACCTGTAAAGTGTTGTATCCTGCATCTGTGAAGGCTGGCCATGAAATTC AGAATGGGCTGTCCGCACGAGGGTTTGAG GTACCCATACAAGACGTAGATTCACAAATTTTAAAGCTTGCTCTTTCAGCACCAGTTGTTGCAGTAGCTTCTCCTTCTGCACTCCG AGCTTGGCTAAATCTCATGTCACAAGTTGACAAATGGAGCAACTCGGTCGCTTGCATAGGCGAGACGACTGCCTCAGCAGCCAAGAAACTCGGCCTGAATAACATATACTATCCTACCATCCCTGGACTCGAAGG GTGGGTTGAAAGCATCCTCGAAGCGCTCAGAGCCCATAAGCAATCATCTAACTGA
- the LOC100827314 gene encoding uroporphyrinogen-III synthase, chloroplastic isoform X1, which produces MASLAPIAPPSGAFLRARPAGTSRAGAPGKRLMAHSSPAPDVVVTRELGKNAKLVAALEKHNVQSLELPLIQHVEGPDKDRLSVLLRDEKFDWITITSPEAATVFLEGWKAAGSPKVRIAVVGAGTARTFDKVLHSDDRSLEVAFSPSKAMGKVLASELPRTSETTCKVLYPASVKAGHEIQNGLSARGFEVTRLNTYTTVPIQDVDSQILKLALSAPVVAVASPSALRAWLNLMSQVDKWSNSVACIGETTASAAKKLGLNNIYYPTIPGLEGWVESILEALRAHKQSSN; this is translated from the exons ATGGCCTCCCTCGCCCCCATCGCCCCACCTTCCGGGGCCTTCCTCCGAGCCCGCCCCGCCGGAACGTCCCGAGCCGGTGCCCCGGGGAAGAGGCTCATGGCCCACTCATCTCCGGCGCCCGACGTCGTGGTCACGCGCGAGCTCGGCAAGAACGCCAAACTCGTCGCAGCGCTA GAGAAGCATAATGTACAGTCTCTGGAGCTTCCTCTTATTCAGCACGTTGAAGGCCCTGATAAAGATAGGCTTTCAGTTCTCTTGCGTG ATGAAAAGTTTGACTGGATTACTATAACATCTCCTGAGGCAGCCACAGTGTTCCTTGAGGGATGGAA GGCTGCTGGAAGCCCTAAGGTGCGAATAGCAGTTGTTGGAGCGGGTACTGCAAGAACTTTTGACAAAGTATTGCACTCTGATGATAGATCCCTTGAGGTTGCATTTTCTCCTTCCAAAG CTATGGGCAAAGTTTTGGCCTCAGAGCTTCCAAGGACTAGTGAGACTACCTGTAAAGTGTTGTATCCTGCATCTGTGAAGGCTGGCCATGAAATTC AGAATGGGCTGTCCGCACGAGGGTTTGAGGTAACAAGACTGAACACATATACAACT GTACCCATACAAGACGTAGATTCACAAATTTTAAAGCTTGCTCTTTCAGCACCAGTTGTTGCAGTAGCTTCTCCTTCTGCACTCCG AGCTTGGCTAAATCTCATGTCACAAGTTGACAAATGGAGCAACTCGGTCGCTTGCATAGGCGAGACGACTGCCTCAGCAGCCAAGAAACTCGGCCTGAATAACATATACTATCCTACCATCCCTGGACTCGAAGG GTGGGTTGAAAGCATCCTCGAAGCGCTCAGAGCCCATAAGCAATCATCTAACTGA